A region of Kwoniella shandongensis chromosome 14, complete sequence DNA encodes the following proteins:
- a CDS encoding gamma-glutamyltransferase — translation MVSATYDSYNTIGRRSTVFSTKGVVCSSQALASEAGIRILRNGGNAADAAVAMAAALNVVEPCNTGIGGDVFALFYSATTRTVHAVNGSGRSPKALTLPKVREMGIEGNKFKYDNVHAATVPGACAAWVDIVGKWGSGKVGFKEILEPAITLAEEGFVVHQQAAYEWSTYADTLRQQASGKDYPFLVDGETPKAGEYFRNPALAKTFRTVAKEGKDGFYKGEIAKAIVNELQGRGSLMTLEDLASHESDFVQPISYTYGPEKLTVHECPPNGQGLAALIALGILDVLQEDGVVNLAEYEEGSAEWMHALIEAMRLAFADAHAYIADPKFSDVPVDALLSKKYLRERAKLFDPKKAVAQYHQGQPIPSSDTVYFTAADQEGNAISMINSNYLGFGTAIVPEGWGFSIQNRGMGFDLREGSPNVLEGGKRPYHTIIPAMVTQGDELFMAFGVMGGAMQPQGHLQTFLNVVHRSHHAQAALDTKRFCIGGLSYTSTTPIYNDTIAFEDGIPEEVIQKLKDMGHKIDVVKGLEQVVFGKGQMIVQTKDKRSGKRVWAAGSDPRGDGCALPQI, via the exons ATGGTTTCAGCTACTTACGACTCGTATAACACAATAGGACGTCGCTCGACCGTCTTCA GCACCAAAGGCGTTGTGTGTTCCTCCCAAGCCCTTGCTTCCGAAGCTGGTATTAGGATTTTAAGGAATGGAGGTAACGCGGCGGATGCAGCTGTTGCCATGGCAGCGGCATTGAACGTAGTTGAG CCATGTAATACTGGGATCGGAGGAGACGTCTTTGCCCTCTTTTACTCTGCTACCACCCGTACCGTCCACGCCGTTAACGGCTCCGGACGTTCTCCAAAGGCTCTCACCTTGCCcaaagtgagagagatggggaTTGAGGGGAATAAGTTCAAGTATGACAATGTGCATGCGGCGACTGTACCGGGAGCATGTGCCGCTTGGGTGGATATTGTAGGCAAGTGGGGGAGCGGCAAGGTTGGATTCAAAGAGAttttggag CCCGCCATCACTCTCGCCGAAGAAGGTTTCGTCGTTCATCAACAAGCTGCATACGAATGGTCCACTTACGCCGACACTTTACGTCAACAAGCTTCTGGCAAAGATTATCCTTTCTTGGTCGATGGGGAAACACCAAAGGCTGGTGAATACTTCCGTAATCCCGCATTGGCGAAGACCTTTAGGACAGTCGCCAAAGAAGGCAAGGATGGGTTTTATAAGGGTGAAATCGCGAAGGCTATCGTGAACG AACTGCAAGGTCGAGGCAGTCTCATGACACTTGAGGACCTCGCCTCCCACGAATCAGATTTCGTCCAGCCCATCTCGTACACCTACGGTCCCGAAAAACTGACAGTGCACGAATGTCCTCCAAACGGTCAAGGGTTGGCAGCTCTAATCGCGCTTGGGATATTGGATGTTCTGCAAGAAGACGGAGTAGTGAATCTCGCAGAATATGAGGAGGGGAGTGCTGAATGGATGCACGCTCTGAT CGAAGCCATGAGACTAGCGTTTGCGGATGCTCATGCCTATATCGCCGACCCAAAGTTCTCCGATGTCCCTGTCGACGCTCTTCtttccaag AAATACCTTCGAGAGCGCGCAAAGCTCTTCGACCCGAAGAAGGCTGTGGCACAGTATCACCAGGGTCAACCGATACCCAGTAGTGATACCGTCTACTTCACAGCCGCCGACCAGGAGGGAAACGCTATTTCGA TGATCAACAGTAACTACCTCGGGTTTGGCACTGCTATCGTACCCGAAGGATGGGGATTCAGTATCCAGAATCGAGGTATGGGTTTCGACCTCCGAGAGGGTTCGCCAAACGTGCTGGAAGGTGGCAAGCGGCCTTACCACACCATCATTC CTGCAATGGTCACGCAGGGAGACGAGCTGTTCATGGCTTTCGGTGTGATGGGTGGCGCGATGCAGCCTCAAGGCCATCTCCAGACTTTCTT AAACGTTGTCCACCGAAGTCATCATGCCCAAGCAGCACTCGATACCAAGCGATTCTGCATTGGCGGTTTATCCTATACTTCCACCACACCCATTTACAACGATACCATCGCATTCGAAGATGGTATCCCGGAAGAAGTGATACAGAAGCTGAAAGATATGGGTCACAAGATCGATGTCGTCAAAGGACTAGAACAAGTTGTCTTTGGGAAAGGGCAGATGATCGTCCAGACGAAAGATAAgagaagtgggaagagggtATGGGCTGCGGGAAGTGATCCGAGAGGTGATGGTTGTGCTTTGCCCCAGATCTAG
- a CDS encoding potassium/sodium efflux P-type ATPase, fungal-type: MAVTEKYTTSTDPEKALPRADTGSTAVSQSLPFKAHTVASAKVLEALGGNVTKGLTEPEASKRKESYGPNRLKPPKRPSVLKIIARQVGNAMTLILIAAMAVSFGTMDWISGGVIAALVALNVSVGAYTEWQAEKTVANLESVGAPQATVVRTAEGSREATTKIIPVEDVVPGDIVLLKNGDIVPADGRILDGHCSNLECDEAFLTGESLPVAKQFEPIDEEDCPVGDRVCMVFSGSQVTKGRARVVITSTGMGTEIGKIAQALDSKATNKNTGFAAFWWKTKVVLGVAETTPLQIKLNKLAYFLLGWACIIAVIVVASTGFKNVPLSVATYAVAAAVSILPASLIAVVSLTLARASTDLASRNALVRRMDAIEALAGVENVCSDKTGTLTVGRMVVRKFWVPAVDWRANETAPVNTSRGQAYSFETGSDPFYPRGEIRADRTTIQAENTLDLKRPPVRSDTRDSDPDEREIEGQEEVIHVEDLEHNLRDMALCASLCNQATLSRPVDDGGWDANGDPTEVALQVAAHKLGHGKPFLTHAPKHSNRPDSIRSGHSNRPLVAGLRGHFEQIIEHPFDSTVKRMSIAYKFVPEDGQKAHVLCLLKGAVERVFERCVTVQDKPLDEERKKDIMVKVDALAAQGLRVLALCGKRLPAKMADDVKAMPRDAFEADFSFLGLAGIYDPPRKESPGAVADCLRAGITPRMLTGDHPATATAIALNIGILERAYGKDAVMTGQQFDALTEDEIDALPELPLVVARCAPETKVRMVDAIHRRGQSTVMTGDGVNDSPALKRADVGVGMGTGSDVAKQAARIVLSDDNFSTIIRAIRKGRSVFKNLAKFLLYLLSGNLAEIIVLMVGLAFKDENGQAVFPLSPVAALWINTLSAGPPALALGLEPTAVDAMDLPPTAFHQIFTLEFYMDLIFYGFLIGALSLVNFVIVLWGYFPGDLGVLCNEADTAICNPVFQARGTCFSTLVIILMIHALECKHFSKGLWQINLRDNKVLLWCAVVLCLATFPVVYIPTINNEVFLVGSLKWEWGIVFGMILVYLAATELYKWCKRIYARRHDRPPARGPSDKTLRMEPTIRPV, translated from the exons ATGGCAGTGACAGAGAAATACACGACCTCGACAGACCCGGAGAAAGCCTTACCAAGAGCCGACACAGGCTCAACAGCAGTATCTCAGTCATTACCTTTTAAAGCACACACCGTAGCTTCGGCCAAAGTCCTCGAAGCTTTAGGTGGAAATGTCACAAAGGGACTAACTGAACCGGAGGCGAGCAAGCGAAAGGAGAGTTATGGTCCCAATAGGTTGAAGCCGCCTAAACGGCCTAGCGTGTTGAAAATCATAGCTAGACAAGTTGGAAATGCTATGACCCTAATTCTAA TCGCCGCGATGGCGGTGTCCTTCGGTACGATGGACTGGATTAGTGGAGGCGTCATTGCCGCCTTGGTAGCCCTCAACGTATCAGTAGGCGCATACACCGAATGGCAAGCCGAAAAA ACCGTGGCAAATCTCGAATCGGTCGGTGCACCACAAGCGACTGTCGTCCGTACCGCAGAAGGTTCTCGGGAAGCCACAACCAAGATTATCCCCGTCGAAGATGTCGTACCCGGAGATATCGTCCTCCTTAAGAACGGAGACATCGTCCCTGCCGATGGTAGAATCTTGGATGGTCACTGTAGTAACTTGGAATGTGACGAGGCCTTCCTCACAGGTGAAAGTTTGCCCGTGGCCAAGCAGTTTGAGCcgattgacgaagaggactGTCCAGTTGG CGACCGAGTCTGCATGGTATTCTCTGGATCACAAGTCACGAAAGGTCGAGCACGTGTCGTCATTACATCAACAGGAATGGGCACCGAAATCGGAAAGATCGCACAAGCTCTCGACTCAAAAGCTACAAACAAGAACACAGGCTTCGCCGCTTTCTGGTGGAAAACAAAGGTCGTACTTGGTGTCGCAGAAACTACCCCACTTCAAATCAA ACTTAACAAGCTCGCATACTTCCTCTTGGGATGGGCTTGTATCATCGCCGTTATCGTTGTCGCTTCAACTGGATTCAAGAATGTCCCGCTATCCGTTGCAACTTACGCTGTCGCTGCGGCTGTGTCGATCTTGCCCGCATCGTTGATCGCGGTCGTCAGTCTGACTTTGGCCCGAGCCTCTACCGATTTGGCAAGTAGGAATGCCTTGGTTAGGCGAATGGACGCTATCGAGGCTTTGGCTGGAGTTGAGAACGTCTGCtccgacaag ACTGGTACACTCACCGTCGGTCGAATGGTTGTTCGAAAGTTCTGGGTTCCCGCAGTCGACTGGCGCGCCAACGAGACCGCTCCGGTGAACACCTCTCGTGGTCAAGCTTACAGCTTCGAGACTGGTAGCGACCCCTTCTATCCCCGTGGAGAGATTCGCGCAGACCGAACGACTATTCAAGCTGAGAACACTCTCGATCTGAAAAGACCACCAGTCCGTTCTGACACTCGGGACAGTGATCCCGATGAACGAGAAATTGAGGGTCAAGAGGAAGTCATTCACGTGGAGGACCTTGAACACAATCTCCGTGACATGGCGCTCTGTGCTTCGCTCTGTAACCAAGCAACTCTTTCTCGACCTGTCGATGACGGAGGGTGGGATGCGAACGGTGACCCCACCGAAGTCGCACTGCAAGTTGCCGCCCACAAACTCGGCCACGGCAAACCTTTCCTCACGCACGCACCGAAACATTCTAACAGGCCCGATTCCATTCGCTCCGGACACAGCAATCGACCGCTTGTTGCCGGTCTTCGGGGTCACTTTGAGCAGATCATTGAGCACCCATTCGACTCCACTGTTAAGCGAATGTCTATTGCCTACAAGTTCGTTCCGGAAGATGGTCAGAAAGCGCATGTCCTCTGTCTACTGAAGGGTGCCGTCGAACGTGTCTTCGAGCGATGTGTTACCGTTCAAGACAAACCTCTCGATGAGGAACGCAAGAAAGATATCATGGTCAAAGTAGACGCTCTCGCTGCTCAAGGTCTCCGAGTCTTGGCCTTGTGTGGCAAACGATTGCCCGCGAAGATGGCGGATGACGTCAAAGCTATGCCCCGAGATGCGTTCGAAGCCGATTTCAGTTTCCTGGGTTTGGCCGGTATTTACGATCCCCCTCGAAAGGAATCCCCGGGAGCTGTTGCCGATTGTCTACGGGCCGGAATCACCCCGAGAATGTTGACCGGTGATCACCCCGCTACTGCAACTGCTATCGCGTTGAACATCGGAATTTTGGAGAGAGCATACGGCAAGGATGCGGTCATGACGGGTCAACAGTTTGATGCCCTCACCGAAGACGAAATCGATGCTTTGCCTGAGCTTCCTCTTGTTGTAGCGCGATGTGCGCCAgagaccaag GTACGAATGGTCGACGCTATTCACCGACGAGGTCAAAGCACTGTTATGACTGGTGATGGAGTCAACGACTCTCCCGCGCTCAAGCGAGCCGACGTTGGTGTCGGAATGGGAACTGGATCAGACGTCGCCAAACAGGCAGCGAGGATCGTGCTTAGTGACGATAACTTCAGCACAATCATTCGAGCGATCAGAAAAGGTCGATCAGTTTTCAAGAACTTGGCAAAGTTcctcttg TACCTCTTATCTGGTAACTTGGCAGAAATCATTGTTCTCATGGTCGGACTCGCTTTCAAAGATGAGAACGGACAAGCTGTCTTCCCGCTTTCCCCGGTCGCTGCTCTGTGGAT CAACACATTGTCTGCTGGTCCTCCCGCGCTTGCTCTAGGTCTCGAACCTACCGCTGTGGACGCGATGGATCTACCACCTACAGCTTTCCACCAGATCTTCACACTCGAGTTCTACATGgatctcatcttctacgGATTCTTGATCGGAGCGCTCAGTTTGGTCAACTTTGTCATTGTACTTTGGGGTTACTTCCCA GGCGACCTCGGTGTGTTATGTAATGAAGCCGACACTGCAATTTGTAATCCAGTCTTCCAAGCTCGAGGAACTTGTTTCTCCACTCTTGTTATCATTCTCATGATCCACGCTTTGGAGTGCAAGCACTTCTCCAAGGGATTGTGGCAGATTAACTTGAGGGACAACAAGGTCTTGCTCTGGTGTGCGGTCGTGCTGTGTCTCGCTACC TTCCCGGTGGTTTACATCCCCACAATCAACAACGAGgtcttcctcgtcggatCACTcaaatgggaatggggaaTCGTG TTTGGAATGATCCTAGTCTATCTTGCCGCTACCGAGCTGTACAAATGGTGTAAACGAATCTATGCCCGTCGACATGACCGACCTCCTGCTAGGGGTCCGTCTGACAAGACCCTTAGGATGGAACCCACAATCCGTCCTGTATAA
- a CDS encoding isocitrate lyase: MSDLEQIGELTQFFQSSEQAHFARSWTVDDVERLRNPGPTEEYPLSNRQARKLRKALDSNSRNGSTSFTYGAADPIMAHEMGEAGFDTLYVSGANATLADVPTFDCGGDLADYTYDTLPRKVKQLVQNQLHWARVDKVRTHIGNLKGSKKGIDRLVPIIADGDSGHGNSTATMKMVKLFLDAGVAAIHLDDLLSGEKNFSAGSLTHVVVPVSEHIRRLSAAKLQLDICGSHVVLVGRTDSESASRITSTIDARDRPFILGRTNVDIPSLNQFLQGSKTTGVSRLQEEGEWELQAYLKTLDEAVKGSCTPDEFKEWTSKSVNLNVSDALLLATKMNMSVIWDAEGCRNERGWYRYNGGIEAAISRSIAYAAHSDMVWSCAPGYKRDSVVRYEKEVHRAVPGKWLGYNWSFGDFSKDTDDNIAKLVRDVGSLGYVWQFNPQAGFYAQGIAMHDFAKAVYKDHMVPYVRSIQDGEKKEVSVIDWYEEAGDLVDYMTDIVSLNP, translated from the exons ATGTCCGACCTAGAACAGATCGGAGAGTTGACTCAGTTCTTCCAGTCGTCAGAACAAGCTCACTTTGCTAGATCTTGGACTGTGGACGATGTTGAGCGACTGAGGAACCCTGGTCCGACTGAAGAGTACCCGCTCTCGAATCGACAAGCTCGCAAGTTGAGAAAGGCACTAGATAGCAATTCCCGGAATGGATCTACCTCATTCACCTACG GCGCCGCTGATCCCATCATGGCACACGAAATGGGTGAGGCTGGATTTG ATACTCTGTATGTTTCCGGGGCCAACGCGACGCTCGCCGATGTGCCCACCTTTGATTGTGGAGGTGATTTGGCCGACTATACCTACGATACATTGCCCAGGAAG GTGAAACAGCTGGTTCAGAATCAATTACATTGGGCTCGGGTTGACAAGGTCCGAACTCACATCGGCAATTTGAAAGGGAGCAAGAAGGGCATCGATCGATTGGTGCCGATCATAGCAGATGGCGATTCCGG TCACGGCAATTCGACTGCTACCatgaagatggtcaagcTGTTTTTAGATGCGGGTGTCGCTGCGATCCATCTGGACGACCTGCTTTCTGGCGAGAAGAACTTTAGCGCTGGATCTCTCACACATGTCGTCGTTCCTGTTTCTGAACACATTCGTCGTCTTTCCGCCGCAAAATTACAACTAGACATTTGCGG TTCACATGTCGTACTTGTGGGCAGAACCGACTCCGAATCGGCTAGTCGTATCACCTCGACCATCGATGCTCGTGATCGACCGTTCATCCTTGGCCGAACCAACGTTGACATCCCGTCCTTGAACCAATTCCTGCAAGGAAGCAAGACCACTGGAGTTTCTCGTCttcaagaagagggagaatgggaGTTACAAGCTTACCTGAAGACGCTGGATGAAGCGGTCAAAGGTAGCTGCACTCCCGACGAGTTCAAGGAATGGACGTCGAAGTCAGTCAATCTTAACGTGTCCGATGCCCTGTTGCTTGCGACTAAGATGAACATGTCTGTAATCTGGGATGCTGAAGGATGTCGgaacgaaagaggatggTACAGATACAACGGTGGTATAGAGGCGGCTATCTCCAGATCGATAGCTTATGCCGCTCATTCCGACATGGTTTGGTCTTGCGCACCTGGATACAAGCGGGATTCGGTAGTCAGATACGAGAAAGAAGTGCACAGAGCGGTACCGGGAAAGTGGCTAGGGTACAACTGGTCATTCGGAGATTTCAGCA AAGACACTGACGACAATATCGCCAAACTGGTCCGAGACGTCGGTTCACTCGGTTACGTGTGGCAGTTCAATCCACAAGCCGGTTTCTACGCACAAGGAATAGCAATGCACGATTTCGCTAAAGCAGTTTACAAAGATCATATGGTACCGTATGTAAGGTCTATACAGgatggggagaagaaggaagtcagCGTGATCGATTGGTATGAAGAGGCAGGAGATTTGGTAGATTACATGACGGATATCGTATCGTTGAACCCATGA